cgaaacgacgaagaaCTTGAATGAGAACAAATCTGTCCAGGAACGATTATCGTGCCAAAATAgctcgacgccgaagacgaccatgaACGGACCATGAACGAGAAGGCTGTTCTGTGcaacccttttttttcttttcttttttttttcaggtGGAGAAGAAAGCAGCGCGGTCgacgaagcagaagcagaagcgtgGTCTGGTTGGTTTGTTCATGGCAAGGTTTTGGCTTGTTGACGAAGCAGTGGCGATGGGGTTTGCTTGGACGTGATGGACGTAGCAGAAGGTGAAGCTGAAGACGCGGCGAccagcagccatgggagctcaggctcgagctcgacgaggcagctgaagatgaagcagcagcgacggggttgagaagaagacgcagcagcaaGCCATGGATGTCGATATGGAGCTCGAAGGTGATTGTTGCCATGGATGTCGATATGGTTTCGACGAGGACGGAGGCTGGGCGAGCATCCATGGACGAGCTCGAGCTCACCTTGGAGAAGTCAAAAGCAACaagaggcagccatgggagctggaCCTCGACTGATTGCGGTCATGAAGGTAACCatggtcgagcttgagctcgacaatGGAGAAAAACAGAGCTGGGCGATGGACTATCGtggtggtgtgtgtgtgtgtatgtgtgtgtggaGACATGAGGGGGGGAGGCATCCATGGTTGCTGCTCACGTTGGGGTCGTTTGGGACGAAGGGAGCAGACGAAGAAGGGGGCGGGTAGGTCGTTTTAGGGTTTTCCATGTTTTTTTGTTTCTGTCCAAtgtaagatagggggtgttgggtatttgggttatggaccgggttgacccgatttgaaatggaccgggtcatggggaaggttgggtattttttgggcttgtggcttgaatttgaagacgagcccaattccgattttctttatattttgctctcttttcttcttttatttttctaaaactagattctaaaaattcttaaattattaataagttataaaagcgcaaactaactcccaataacaattaacgcacaattaagtaataattaagcataaaattgtacatttggacattaaatgctaaaaatgcaaaagatgcctatttttgtaattttcaatttttgtaaaacaaacttaattactaacaattgtagaattaaatcctacatgcaaaatgggacatatttttgtattttttattaatttaacaaataatcatgcacagacaaatacaaataattatccaaaaatgtcacaaaaactctcaaaattgcacaccaaggaaaattattttatcttgaatttttgggagtaattctttcatagggcaaaaatcacgtactttTAACCATAATGTAAACTTttttgctttaatatatatatagatctagatagatagatatagatactTAATATACCAAATTTATAAATGGAAAGTAATAACATAGCAAATCACGTTAGGAAGTTTCGAGCACTTTGAACTTCCTTTAGGTTTaggattttttttgtttgttattaaattttaactaattaattatTTGTAAGTTACTGATAATTTAAATAATGTaatattttttttactaaatTAAATAATGTATCTTTAGAAAAATCGTATTTACTATCTTcccttttaaattaaaaaaagtcTTACCTTTCAATTTAAATTAAATGTTATTATACATATTGTCCTAAATTGCCAAATGGCTTTATAATAGCTTGCCACTttgcttaaccacaatgcaaatattatttctttaatatatatatatatatatatttttattttaattcaaaatttcttatttttcaatTTAATATATTTATTACATTTATTTTTACAGTGTAAAACTTGATTTGAACTACTTAAGAAAAGACGTGGATTTGGATTAAAGATTACTTGCGTTAACTAAATTTCCTCGGGAAGTAGGTAAATCaaaatttgaattaatttttttccaTTTTGATTTCAGTAATTAATCATCTTTTTGTTCTAAGTTTGCCACGTGACTTCTTAATAGCTAGCCACTATAATGCAAACTTtcttactttatatatatatatatatatatatatatatatatatatatatatatatatatatatatatatatagattttccATCAAAATATACTCCACTAGTATCTTTTTAATTTGCTTACTAATATTTTTCAGAGTGAAACCAACTTTATTTTTCATGTAGTAGCAAATAAAGAtaaatgttttaaaaaaaaataaagataattagaaaatattttaacATATTTTGTCCGAGTAAAAAGTCAAACAAAATAATTAACAGAAGATAAAATGTGAAACTGAAAATCGTATTTTACCGACCTATTTGTACAAGTCTTTCACTAGACTTGGAACCTTTTTAAGGCCCCGTTTGGCCATGAGTTTtgtcaaaataaatttgggatttatttcaaaattcatgTTTGGCCATAAATGTTGTCCATATTTTGGCAAAATCCCAAATTCCAAACCCCAAATTTCAAAATCACCCCAATTGctgattttgggccaaaatcccaaaacttgagaattatatacatgtttttccaaaataaagttagaaaatatgttttgaaaacttaTGTTCAAATACATTTTCATCATCAAatcaaacttcacccaaatcagatttttcaaaataaatttgagatctatggccaaacgctagCTAAATTTTCTTCGTATAAGTGATTATATTTTTTCCAACGAAAAAAGGGGTTAAACATGCGTATAAGTGATTATATTTTTTCCATTaaaaagttcattttaaactAACTTCCATTTTTCTTTAAAAGGCAAATTTGATGTTCTAAAATTTCCCCTTGAGAGGACTGAGTGGAGGAGAGCGAAGATGCACAAAAATAGTGTCCAATGAGGTGATGACAGGTGGACAACCAACCGGCTAGAATTTAATCAAACATTTCATGCTATCTTCTCCGGGTCCTGGCCTCACAAAGATCGAAACATGCTTCAGCTTTGAACTCCTTTAGCCAAATAACTAGACCagtgaaaagaagaagaagatgataatGGAGGCCATTGCGATAACACGTTTCTCTGCTTCAAATTCCCCACTTCTCATCCGATCTATGGCTACCCAAAAACCAACTCCATCCGCTACCAGCACTGTCGCTTCTAAAAAGGTTAGATTCTTGATTACTTATATCCCGTGGCGGAAGTAGAATTTTCACTAAAgtgattcaaaaaataaaaataataaacacGCGAAGAAGCAATGAGATTCAACATCTAATATATGTATATAAGAAAATTAACCTTATACACAGTGTAATTTTTAGGCGAAGGAGGTTCGGCTGAACCCCTTCGGCCCACCTAACTCCGCCCCTACTTATATCTCAGCATTTACGGAAATAATACATGTACGATGATTAACATTTGTGTTATTACATATGTTGCAGACAACAACACCGTCGGTGAAGTTATTGACAAGggtggagcagttgaggcttcTAACTAAAGCAGAGAAAGCTGGTTTACTATCTGCTGCTGAGAAATCTGGACTCTCTTTATCAACAATTGAAAGACTTGGTCTTCTTTCCAAAGCTGAAGAGTTTGGGATTCTTTCTGCAGCTACTGACCCTGGAACCCCATCAGTACTATTTAGCTTGAGCTTGGGATTGTTGGTTCTTGGTCCTGCTTGTGTGTATCTGGTCCCTGAAGATTACCCTTGGCAAATTGGTTTGCAGGTTGTGGTTGCTCTACTTTCTGTTGTTGGTGGCTCTGCTGCTTTTGGAGCCTCAAATCTTGTATCCGATTTGCAGAAATTAAAGTGAAATGTAAGCTGTTTAATACCATCTCTGTTAGACAGAAAATTTTCTGATAGTATAAATGTTCTTTGGTCAATCTTGAATTTTTATTTCTGGTGATCCATTGGGATGTGCAGATGCAATTGATTCCTGTAACCTTGAGATTTTTGTTACTCTATCTTGCAATGTAGGAGACACATTGTTTTTCTGGTTGAGCATTAAGCCACTATAAAGAAACCTGACTATCTGCAGTTTTCGACTAAGCAATGTAGTTCTTGCAATTCAAAGATTGAACTTCTTTATCATTGTTACATATATCGTTTTGGTAGAGTAACGTCGAGTAATGTTAGATCCTTGGATATATAATCAAAGTAGTGTGTCAACTATCTGAATATCATTGCAAATTGAGATTATAGTGAATGATTACATGACTGCAGAACATCAGCCTATTTGCTCCCCCTTAGAATCAAACGTAGGCCAATATATATGGCAATCTGAGGATTGTCTAGGGGAGTAGTTTTTCTGACTTtgtaacaacaaaaacaaaaacaacaacaacaacaacaaacctagtgTAGTCCCACAAgtagggtttggggagggtagagtgtacgcagaccttactcctggCTTTAAAAAGGCGGAGAGGCTATTTCCGGTTTTTCTGACTTTGTAATGACCAAATTAACAATCATCTTCCAGCAGTCAATGAAGGAGTATGCATTGCCAATAGTTGTGGTTAACACGCAATGCATAACTCATCAATTAGTACATACAAAAGGGAATTGCTAATATACACATATACATCTTTCTGAAAACTCTGCCATTTGGTTCTAGTTAGTTTAACACAATAAAATCTTGATAAAATTTGCAAACTATCGTCTAGCTGGGCAGATTGATGTACAACATACTTTACTGCCATCTACATTACAATGAACATGTCACTAATACATCAGGTAATGAGGAAGAAAATCTGTGAACATAAAAGGGAGGCAGGAACCAGAAAAGAATTCAATTGAGGAGTAAAGCTTGAACTAGAAGAACAACAAGGTGATACTGACTATGGTAGCTTAGTATTTCATATTCTCTCAAGTATAACAAAGTTGCATGAAGCTgcttgatcacgcccaactatgccttataaaaaggaccctgcggacgttgcaaatataacctgagtattctgtccagagtcgaatccacagagagttaacctatcaatcactatctttagacccactaaactcttgagaaccaatttctccaaacgtttgaatcacagttgatggtgtctttaataactaaaattgcaagtaaataagcagttgtaaactaaggatgctaaggttgtgaacaataatgagaaaacgctaaggtgatgacttcccctattgatggaatcccttctgtttatgcttcatacaaattgaccaacacctctctatcaatcatgaacgctcatcttaccgtaaatctctctcGAGTAATCACAGTATtatactcaatgcactctcccgagatacactagctagctccaattaacacggttcactttagattgcactcaaggcttcgttatccctaatcccgcctttaaacccgcagttatagatccctcttatactttgggagtggtgttgttcaacaataacctaaatatgcactctctcccgagttatgcacactaaataggcacaactaattgaggatcctgtcaattaactacaacatgcacaaagttgaacaaataaagattgagactagcaatttgtattcacataaacaagaagttcatcccccaataggttccatcaaaaccttagacaaaggatttagctactcataactatgggtaaacaaactaaaacaatattcatcataaaacttgcaagaaaaatcaaagaaaagaagaaagatgttttgggtgatctctcacacttgtttttcCTTGCCAAAATCCTCTCCaaatcaatacatgcctctcttgggcgaagtctagtgtttaaaatagggttttgggctaa
This sequence is a window from Nicotiana sylvestris chromosome 3, ASM39365v2, whole genome shotgun sequence. Protein-coding genes within it:
- the LOC104218281 gene encoding uncharacterized protein is translated as MIMEAIAITRFSASNSPLLIRSMATQKPTPSATSTVASKKTTTPSVKLLTRVEQLRLLTKAEKAGLLSAAEKSGLSLSTIERLGLLSKAEEFGILSAATDPGTPSVLFSLSLGLLVLGPACVYLVPEDYPWQIGLQVVVALLSVVGGSAAFGASNLVSDLQKLK